One window from the genome of Pyrus communis chromosome 16, drPyrComm1.1, whole genome shotgun sequence encodes:
- the LOC137721167 gene encoding flocculation protein FLO11-like — translation MGGGGGGGSVFRTVSRAAVTRTVAGGPPIQEPLSSSSSSSSAAANTTTTTSTSRHTQKPSSSHNLSLSSPTSPFASCNIPLASNCGTPGWPSSPRFDDFDWVTLDNGISSEDDERVSRGFLDDFVLGPVPSKDEVHSAVSALQQ, via the coding sequence ATGggcggaggaggtggaggaggaagCGTGTTTAGGACTGTGAGTAGGGCAGCAGTCACCAGAACTGTTGCTGGTGGCCCACCAATTCAAGAacccctttcttcttcttcttccagttcttctgctgctgctaataccaccaccaccacgtcCACTTCTAGGCACACCCAGAAGCCCAGTTCTTCCcacaacctctctctctcctcacccACCTCACCTTTTGCCTCGTGCAATATTCCTCTGGCTTCCAATTGTGGCACGCCGGGCTGGCCTTCTTCTCCTCGCTTTGATGATTTTGATTGGGTGACTCTGGATAATGGCATTAGCAGTGAGGATGATGAGAGAGTTTCACGCGGGTTTCTTGATGATTTTGTTCTTGGACCTGTTCCTTCCAAGGATGAAGTTCACAGTGCTGTCTCTGCCCTTCAACAGTAA
- the LOC137719516 gene encoding uncharacterized protein gives MPCLMKWGFVIGRVISPFIRDKFGSESDSAVDDQITRASAGFVHPASSAGSELDRMEPSAHFSNNSKMLQSYGSERVYDAFHLLQTESSVQRMVISLSSDRAVWDAVMNNEVVRELRESFYADEDNKSESPDENSDDNDKTTNIVKWIFQNTMAKVMEAIEKITKVMGDLFQPPSRENAKAEPSNRFEDRLKKSFMLSVVVLLIVVVTRTHKA, from the exons ATGCCTTGTTTGATGAAATGGGGTTTTGTGATTGGTAGGGTTATCAGTCCCTTCATCAGGGATAAGTTTGGTTCTGAGTCAGACAGCGCTGTGGATGATCAAATTACAAGGGCTTCTGCTGGGTTTGTGCACCCAGCATCTTCAGCTGGGTCAGAATTAGATCGGATGGAGCCCTCTGCCCATTTTTCTAATAATTCAAAGATGTTGCAGTCTTATGGTTCTGAAAGAGTTTATGATGCTTTCCATCTCTTGCAGACCGAGTCTTCTGTGCAG AGAATGGTGATCTCCTTGTCATCTGATAGGGCGGTTTGGGATGCGGTAATGAACAATGAGGTGGTGCGCGAGCTCCGGGAATCTTTCTACGCAG ATGAAGACAATAAATCCGAGAGTCCAGATGAGAATTCTGATGATAACGATAAAACAACAAACATTGTCAAGTGGATCTTTCAAAATACCATGGCAAAAGTCATGGAAGCAATCGAGAAAATTACGAAGGTCATGGGCGACTTATTTCAACCTCCAAGCAGGGAAAACGCGAAAGCAGAACCCAGCAATCGCTTTGAGGACAGGCTGAAAAAATCGTTCATGCTCTCCGTTGTGGTCCTGTTGATTGTGGTGGTTACTCGAACCCACAAGGCTTGA